The window ACGAACATTAAGGCCTGCTTGACGCAAGATCGAGGAGAGGCGTGCGATATTTTGTAAATAAAACGTATTGCGAGTATGCCGCTCTGGTATCAACAGCAAATTTTTTGCTTCTGGGCAAATCTTTTCAATTGCCGCCATTGCGGCCTGAACTGCCAAAGGCAGCATCTGAGTTGAGAGATTATTAAAGCCACCTGGGAAAAGGTTCGTATCGACCGGTGCTAGCTTAAATCCAGCATTACGCAAATCCACTGAGCAATAGAATGGTGGAGTGTGCTCCTGCCATTCAAGCCTAAACCAGCGCTCAATGGTGGGGGTTGCTTCTAATACCTTCGACTCGAGATCGAGAAGAGGGCCGCTAAGGGCGGTGATGAGATGTGGGACCATTCCACCATTGTAAGATTTTTTAAAAGAAAGACGCGGAATCCGAGGATCCCGCGCTTAAAAATCGGGCAGCCAACCAAAGCCGCCCGATAAGGGGTAAATCTACTGATTAAGACTCGTAGGCAGACTCGCCGTGTGAGCTGACATCCAAGCCTTCGCGCTCTTCATCTTCCTTAACACGCAAGCCAATCACCATATCCACCAGTTTGAAGGCTATATATGACACCACTCCGGACCAAATCAAGGTAACAATCACACCCTGGCTCTGAATCCATAACTGGCTAGCAATAGAGTAATCAGGAGCCGCAGCATTAGCCACGTAATCCCAAATGCCTGTTCCGCCTAATGCTGGATCTGCGAACACACCGGTTAACAAAGCGCCCAAGATACCGCCAACGCCATGCACACCAAATACATCCAAGCTGTCATCTGAGCCCAAAAGCTTCTTGAGACCAGAAACACCCCATAAGCAAATCACGCCAGCAAGAGCACCGATAACGAGTGCACCCATTGGGCCAACAAAACCAGCAGCCGGAGTAATTGCAACTAAACCGCCTACGCAACCAGATGCAGCGCCCAACATAGAAGGCTTGCCTTTAGTAACCCACTCAGCAAATGACCAGCCCAATACTGCAGCAGCTGTTGCCAATAATGTGTTTACGAATGCCAAGGCTGCGCTGCCGTTTGCCTCGAGAGCTGAACCAGCATTGAAACCAAACCAACCGAACCACAAGAGTGAAGCACCAATCATGACGAACACTAAGTTATGCGGCTTCATTGCTTCTTTGCCATAACCCAAACGCTTGCCAATCACAAATGAACCTACTAAGCCTGCAATCGCAGCATTAATATGAACAACGGTACCGCCAGCAAAGTCGAGAACACCCTTCTGCCACAACCAACCAGCACGAGCTGTAATTGCTTCCAGTGATGCTGCATCTTTAATGTCATCAGGACCAGGCCAGAACCAAACCATATGAGCGATTGGCAAGTAGCTGAAAGTAAACCAAAGAATGACAAACAACACGATTGCAGAAAACTTCGCACGCTCAGCAAATGAACCAATGATCAAGCAGCAGGTAATCGTGGCGAACGCAGCTTGGAAGGTCATAAATACATACTCAGGAATCACAATACCCTTACTAAAGGTAGCAGCAACTGAGTCTGGCGTAATGCCTTGCAAGAACAAGCGATCAAGTCCACCAATAAATGGGCTGCCTTCAGTAAATGCAAAGCTGTATCCATAGAGTGACCACAACACAGTCACCAATGCAAAGATAAACATGCACTGTACGAGTACAGAAAGAATGTTCTTGCTACGTGTTAAACCACCATAGAACAAAGCCAATCCAGGCAATGTCATCAAGATTACTAATGCAGTACACACCATCATCCAAGCCGTATCGGCCTTGTTAGGAACTAATGCAGGTGCGGCAGCTACTGCAGCGGCGGCTGCAGCGGCAATTGGCTTGGCTTCATCAGCAAAAGCCGGCGAAGCCACCATGACGCTGGTTGCACCAATGGCTAAGGCCATTGCGCTTCCAGCTAGGAGTCGTTTCATCCAAGTGAACATTGTAAACCTCTCTTTAAAGTGCTGACGCGCCGGTTTCACCGGTGCGAATGCGTATGACGTGCTCAATTGGGGAGACAAAAATCTTGCCGTCACCAATCTTGCCAGTACGAGCTGATTTTTCAATTGCTTCAATCGCTCGCTCCAAGATGCCATCTTCAACAGCAGCTTCAATTTTTACCTTAGGCAAAAAGTCGACTACGTACTCAGCACCGCGATATAACTCGGTGTGACCTTTTTGACGACCAAAGCCTTTAACTTCAGTGACGGTAATGCCCGAAATTCCCACTTCCGAGAGAGCTTCGCGCACTTCGTCAAGCTTGAAGGGCTTGATGATTGCGGTAATTAATTTCATACGTTTCTCCGTTCAGAGGAAGGAATTAGAAAGTTTTGGTAAGTGTAAGAACACCAGTTGAACCAGCTAAATTCTTGCCTGTTGGCGATGCATAGTTGTATAAACCTGAAGAATTTTTTCCTGCATTGGTGCCGATATAAGCGGCAGCTAAAGATAGGCCGCCTCCAAAGTCTTTAGTTACACCTAATTTCCAATCTGTATAGCTATACAAGCTTGAGTTAGATGTACCTGCGACTGTTCCAGAAATATACTGATAGCCAACGTGTGCATTTACTCCAAGGCCCCAAATGCCAGTATCGTAGTTAACAGTTAAATCAGGATAGTAGGATCCAGAGCTGTTTTGGTTTCCAAATGTATTGGTTACTGCATAAGAAAACTTCAAGAAACCAGTTACTGGACCGAATGTATAGTTTTGAGCCGCATAAATCTCTGTTGTATTTGGATTTACGTTGGTACCGGAGAAGTTTCCGCTTGTTGGGTAGTAGTACTGCAATACACCCAAGTCAGATGCAAAACCTTCACCAATTAACTCCTTCTTTACACCGGCATAAAAGTCCATTTCAATACTTGAAGCTACTGAGGGGTTTAAGTTATTCACCCAAGAGATTGAGCTATTCCAGTTTCCAATATAGAAACCGCTTTCATGCGCATAATCAAATCCGCCTTGAATGGCTGGTCTCAGGTTTGACTGAGAAACACCACGATAGCGATAGTCACTTACCAAAGAAATATTAGCTGTAATAGGACTCACCTCTGGAGCTGCTGGTGCAGCTGCAGGAGCTGATTGTGCAAATGCTGCAGTTGCGAATAAGCCAGATGTTGCGAGAGCGATGGCTGTCTTTTGAATCGTTTTCATGTGATGTTCCTTGCTGTGTGTAATGAAAATGGATGAATGTTTTATTGCATGAGGTGATCATGAATGTCGGGAGACTCCTGCATTTGTCACAATTCCCTCAAACCATGCAAATGCCCTTTTTTGGTGCTTATTTATGCACCAATATGGTACAAATTCTCTGTTTTGAGCTATTTCTGCAGGTTTTTAGCTCTACAACTTAAAATAAGAACTGTATCTTTTAAGCAAATTCAATAGAACGGCGGCCAGCATCATGCAAAAACCAGGCGAAATCCTAGAACAAATTCAGCGCATTGCTAGCGATATGCAAAACAAAGTTGGTGACGCTATTCGCAATTCACCGGCGCAAGAAATCGAAAAGAATGTGCGCGCCATGATGAATCAAGGTTTTCAGAGGATGGATCTGGTTACTCGCGAAGAGTTTGATCTGCAATCTAAAGTACTAGCTAAGACCAGAGAGAAGCTGGAAGCTCTTGAAGCTAAGGTTGCCGCCCTAGAAAAATCTTAATTAGAATTTTTGAATTGTAAGCTTGGGGTTTTACGTTTTAAGTCTATCGACTCAGGCTTACTCTGGACGAAACTCATCAAAGAAGTTTGAGTAGGCCTCTTCAGAAAAAAACTGTTTCGCATTCACTCTCGCGGGTGCAGTATGCAAAACTGAAAGTTGATAAATCCGAGCACCGCTATCTGGCGTGATTCTGGTGATCCAACGCACTCGCATAGACTGCTCTACTGCACCAGTAGATTTGAATTCTAGAAAATAATCTTTAGTTGATAGACGCTGACGATTAGCAGCTTGATAAGAAGCATCTAGAGCTGCTGCACTTTCAATATTCACGCCCGCCCTACCAAACAGGTTGCCCTGAAGTTGTTCCAACAATTTTGGCGCAAGCGTGATTTGATCTTTACTTAGTTGAATGGTGCTCACTGAATAAATATCATCATCGATTTTTACTGCTTCCAAGATTTGCGGAATTTCTTGGCTTTGATATGGGATTTTCCGCTCTATCTTTTCAGGCTTACCGGGAAATAATGCGCTGTAACCTTCCTGAGAAGACTGCACTGTACGCCAATCCAACTTGGGGCTGCAAGCAGAAAGCAGTAATGCAAACGCTAAAACTAACCCAAGCTTTTGGACTATTCGTTTAGACAACGCCTGCCTCATGCGCTTGCTGGTCAGCATGGTAGCTGGAGCGCACCATCGCGCCCACTGCAGCATGTGAGAAACCCATGGCATAGGCCTCCTCTTCGAAACGCTTAAACATATCGGGATGGACGTAGCGCTGAACTGGCAGATGATGTCCTGAAGGAGCCAAGTACTGGCCGATGGTCAACATGTCGATATTGTGCTCACGCATATCGCGCATGACCTCTAAAATCTCTTCATCCGTTTCACCCAAGCCAACCATCAAACCACTCTTAGTTGGAATATGCGGGAAGCGCTCTTTGAAGTCTTTTAATAACTTCAGAGAGTGGGCATAGTCCGCGCCAGGTCTAGCTTGTTTATATAAACGGGGGACTGTTTCCAGGTTATGGTTCATCACATCTGGTAAGCCTTGCGGCGCATGCTCAGAAAAAATATCCAAAGCTTTATCTAAACGACCCCGAAAATCTGGAACCAACACTTCAATGCGTGTATTAGGAGATAAGCCTCTTGATTGAGAAATACAATCTACATAATGCATGGCACCACCATCACGTAAATCATCACGATCCACACTAGTGATCACCACATAATTTAATTTCAGAGCAGCAATGGTACGAGCTAAATTACCAGGCTCTTTTGTATCCAATGGATCTGGCCTGCCATGTCCCACGTCACAAAATGGACAACGACGCGTACATTTATCACCCATGATCATGAAGGTGGCCGTACCCTTGCCAAAACATTCACCAATGTTAGGGCAGCTGGCTTCTTCGCACACAGTCACTAATTCATTTTCACGAAGGATCTTTTTAATTTCAGAAAAACGAGAGTTACCAGAAGCAGCTCGAACGCGAATCCAGTCCGGCTTCTTAAGCACTTGCTCTAAGGGCACAATTTTGATTGGAATACGCGCGGTCTTCTCGCTCGACTTTTGCTTGCGCGAAGCGTCGTAGTTGAGATCCTGACGACTATTAGTACTATTGGCTACGGAATCGAGGTCTAGCTTATTGGTGGTCATGATGAAATCAGTTGCTTTTGCAAATGCCCTAAGAGGGTTTGACTAATAATGTCTATATTGTCCTTGATCCCGAGGGATTGCATATCTACCGTCCTTAAGCCCTCATAACCACATGGGTGAATACGGGCAAAAGCCGCTAAATCCGTAGAAACATTCAAGGCAAGCCCATGATAGGAGCAGCCCTTAGAGACTTTGAGACCCAAAGCGGCAATCTTGGCACCCTGATACTCCACCAAAGTCGAGACATTTTGAGCAACATAAATACCGGGCGCTCCAGGGAGCCTCTCTGCCGAAATATCAAAATCTGCCAGGGTATCGATCAGGGCCTGCTCAATTCGCGACACTAGCTCTTTTACGAATATTCCTAAACGCCTGAGATCCAACAAGAGGTAGATCACGATTTGCCCAGGGCCGTGATAAGTGATCTCACCACCACGATCTACCTGCACCATCGGAATCTGACTACTAGGTGAATGCAAATTACCCGGATCTCCAGCAAGACCTAAAGTAAATACCGGGGGATGCTCAAGGATCCAGATCTCATCTGGAGTTTCACTATCTCGCTGCTGGGTAAAATCTCGCATTGCTTGATAGGTTGACTCGTAATCAGCAACACCCAAATGTTTTACTAAAAAGGACATGAACGATTCTAGAGAACAACACTAACCAAAGGATGTGTTGATAGGGTGCGATATAACTCATCTAACTGTTCACGGCTCGTTGCAGTAATAGGCAAAGTGATGCCTAAATAATTGCCATCCTTTGATGGACGTTGCTCAACCTTACTCTCATCGAATGTAGGATCAAATTGGCGAGCGATATGCAAAATTGCAGGTAGATATTCTGGATTCGTTTTACCCATCACCTTAATCGGAAACTCGGATGGATATTCAATAAGGGATTTCTGCTCTTCAGTCATGATGATAAATTTTTCTTTCTTTTTTCTTGATTTTTTCTTGATTTTTTCTTTACTCTTGCTTTATGGATTGCGATGATCCGGCATGCCCAACCAAGCGCCAGTGATGATGTTCCGAATGCAATGTAAACGTCGATGGAAAAAATGATCCGCCCCTGGCACGACTTGAACAGTTAACTCTTGAGGTCGCGCCCAATCCAAAACATCGAGCAAGGGAATGGTTTCATCCACTTCCCCATGGATCAAAATCGTATCTGCTGGTACGGGTGCCAATGTCCACTTACCCGCTGCACTGCCCACCATCACTAAGCGTTCAGCAGGACGGCCGAGATCCGCCAATCGTTGCACTAAATGAGTACCAACAAAACTGCCAAATGAAAAACCGGAAACCACTACAGGTAAAGTATTCGCAGCTTGCATCCACGCTTGATCTGATGTTGCCTCGAATTGATTCCAGCTTGATGGGGTACGCATCCAATCAGTGACATGTAGTAAGTCTTCCATTTCACCAACACCATGATCATGCACGCCCGCAGTAGCACCTACGCCACGAAAGTTTGGTCGCACACTGACATAACCCAGTTGGTTGAATGCGCGCGCCATTGTTTGCGCAACCTTGTTGTCCATTGTTCCACCCATGAGGGGATGGGGGTGAGCTACTAAAGCTAAGCCTCTCACCGAGAAGTCTGGATTACTTTTTAATTCATCGGGAAGATCGATAGACATTTCAATTTGTCCTACGACACCCTCAATATGAATTATTTTTGTACGGCTATTCATGAAGTGGACTTTCTCAAATCTTTCTTATGCTAACTGCAGACGCTCTACTGGACGTCCCTGTATTAAGTGCGATTGAATGATTTCCTCAATGTCTTCGGTATCAATAAAGGTATACCAAATGCCCTCTGGATAAATGACCATCACCGGGCCATCAGCGCAACGATCTAAACATCCCGCCTTATTGATGCGAATTTTTCCAGGGCCATTTAATTTCAACTCTTTGACTCGATTCTTAGCGTAATCAAATAATGCAAATGCATTGTGGCGATCACAACAATCTTCGCCATTACTACGCTGGTTTAGGCAGAAAAAAACATGGTGTTTAAAACTCATATGCAATCTCAATTAAGGTTTTAAATTAAAGGTTGACTTATTTCGAAGCACCCAAAATAAAGCTAATGGCAACCATACCACTGAAACCCACTGCATTAATTCATTAAAGTGCAATAGCCGACCTTGGTGCCAGTGTCGTAAGGTCAGGATGAAGTAGGGATTATCCGGCAATAGATTAATTGCAATGGTGGCACTGACCAAACAAACGAGTGCAAGCCAGGCCTTACTGATGCCGGGAAGAGAAAGTGCCCATCTCAGCAGCAAACTTCCCACTAACATTCCCCAAGCTGCTCCAGCTGTAAGCCAAAGCAAACTAAATTCTGCCCCAAATTGCAATGCTGTAAAGGCAATCTTCACTAAAACAGTGAAGCAAAGTAGGCTATTTAAGATTTTCCACTGGGGCGCTTTCACTCGCATCCCCAAGGACAGCAAGAGTCCTGCACCAAGCCAACACATCGCAGTAATGATGGACTCCTGGATGACATGGTTCACCACCATCGTCCCCCAGTCGACTGAGGCAAAAATAGCGTGTCCCCACACTCCCGTACCCAGCCAAGAGCTCTGAGGGTAAATCTGAGACCATGGGAACAGCAAAAACAATGCGCATGCAGCCCAGTTCAAGCCAAACCACTGATCAAATCGACGTCGGATAGCGCTCCCAGAGAGCCACTGGGGACCCAAGGGGATAGCTAACAATCCACCTAACAAGCCGCCCAGCATATTGGCCCACAAGTCCATCTGGCTTGGTATCCGGGTTGGTAGCCAAGTTTGTAAGGATTCCACACTAAAGGCCAATATGGCACTGAAGCTCAACGCGATACCGAGGGCAAGAAAGTTATGCCAACGGGGATAGCAGGCAAAGACCAATAAAAATCCTAAGGGGATATAAGCCAAAATATTGACCGAGACATCAAAAAGGGTAATAAAGCGCGGCAAAGGGGCATCTAACCAAGCCCAAGCAGCAATCCCATTCTGGAAGTTGAAATCAAAGGGATTTAGGCTGACATAAACAATTAATAGCGCATAACTCAAGCTAATAGCCCTGGCCAAAGGCATAGCCTGGAGTGGCCAAACAAACTTCCGAGGGCGCTGATCTTCGTGACGCATCCCATCATTCTAGGTCAGCTAGGTCAGATCTTTCTACAATGGGGAAATGAGCCCGAATTGCATCCTAGAGCGCGTCGCCACTACTAAATCTACTAATGACGATTTATTGGCACGTTGGCGTGCTGGGGAATTGATAGATCCTGTTGCGCGTATTGCGCGTGAGCAGACTGCGGGCAAGGGTAGAGCTGGGAGGGTTTGGCTGTCAAACCCCGAAGACACCCTATGCTTCTCGCTCGCCCACCCTTTCTACAAAAGCCCAAACGAGCTGAGCGGCCTTAGCCTAGTCATTGGCTTAGCGGTCATTGCCGGAATTGCGGCAGCACTTGGCATCAGCGAGACAGCACTACATCGACAAGGTTTGCGGCTAAAGTGGCCGAACGATTTGCTCATTAACAGTGCCAAGCTTGGTGGCATTCTGATTGAAGGAGGTCAGGCCAACCCAAGCTCGCCCACTTGGCTGGTGATGGGTCTTGGCCTTAATTTGCGCAATGTAAATATCATTAAACAGCATTTAGGAGCGAATGCATCTCTCGAAGCAGCTGCCCTCGATCAACTGATGCCCAATCAAATGACGGCTCCTGATACGGAGTTTATTTGGCTAAAACTGATCGAGTCATTTGAGAGCCATATTGCGCAATTTACTCAGCATGGTTTTGGCCACTTTCAACATCGTTGGAAACAATGGGATGCTTATGATGGGCTAGCTGTTTATATTTCTGGGGCAGGCAAAGAACCCATCAGCGGAATTGCTTCTGGAGTGAATGACACTGGCGCCCTTCTCCTCAATCAAAATAACAAAACTATTGCCATCCATGCAGGCGACATTTCTTTACGAGTGCAATCATGAGTCTCTATTTAGTATTTGATATTGGTAATACCCGTCTCAAATGGGCTGCTGTTGAATCTACACAAAACATTGCGGACCGCAATAAGAAATTGTGGGCCTACTCTGGATCTATTAGCAATCAATCCTTCCAATCTCCCGAGTTGCGCGTAGAGCTATCGGATTACATTTCTAAAACGATGCCAAAGCCCGATGCGATTGGATTTTGCTGTGTAGCTGGTGATACTGCTATTCAAAATCTGCGGAGTCTTTTTCCACAGTGGCAAGACCTGAATTGGAAGCAACTCACCGGTGACAGTCCCTATGAAGGCCTTCGCACGCTCTATGAAGATCCAAGTCAGCTCGGTGCAGATCGTTGGGCTGGCGTGATTGGCGCAAGAGCGCTCTCAAGCACCAACACACTGATTATTAATGCCGGGACAGCCACCACCATTGATCTATTGGGTGGCAATGGCGTTCATTATGGTGGCTGGATTCTGCCAGGACTGAACTTGATGCAAGAAAGTCTCTCAAGCAATACGGCCCAACTTCCATTAGCAGTTCGTTCCAGTACCACAGCAGCGCAAGCAAGCTTTGGAATGAATACCAACGGGGCAATGACTGGTGGTTGTGATGCGGCGCAAATGGGGGCAATATTGCGCGCAGCTTATTTAGCCAAAGCAATGAACCATCCTGTTGAACGAATTTGGCTTGATGGTGGCAACGCTAAAATTTTAGCGAATGAGATCAAGCAATTTCCAGAATTAGCTGCGCTTCCGGTCGAGCCTATTGAGGGCTTAGTGTTACGAGGCCTCTGGGCTTGGCTTCTACAAAATCTCTAAGGAAATATCCCCATCTTTATTCGTGCCACTTGAGTATTTAGCTGGTTCGGATCTTACCTAAAAGCGTCGTTGTAGAGCGCTCATATAAAAATGGGATGGCGATTGCTTTGCCACCCCAAGTCTTGACTAGACGCGTCTCTTCCAAGGTATCGATTTCATAATCACCGCCCTTAACGTAAATATCTGGACGAATTTTGGTAATCAGGTTCACCGGGGTCTGTTCAGTAAACAGCACCACCAAATCAACACTTGCCAGTGCAGCCAATAAAGCCTGGCGGTCCGCCTCTGTATTAATAGGGCGATCATCCCCTTTTCCCAACATCTTGACTGAGGTATCAGCGTTCACCCCAACTACCAGGCTAGCCCCCAGCTCTCGGGCTTGAGCCAAATAGCTAGCATGCCCACGATGCAGAATATCAAAGACGCCATTAGTGAACACAAGCGGTCTTGGAAGTGCCGCAATACGAGCATCTAATGCTGATGGGGGGCACACTTTGGACTCAAATGAGGGTAACGGTAAAGAGGTCATAACGTCATATTAATGGCATTGAGATAGACCCGACGATATTTGCGAGAATGTCTTAGACTTGGGTATTCCGGCATAAGCAAAAGGCTCTAAATGATTCGAAGTTTGACGCGGCACTTATTGGCACTGTTTTTGCTAGTACTGGCTATGCAATTGGCGGAGGCAGCCCCCGCAGCATCCTCGAGCTGTAGCCCCCTTTTGTCACACAGCTTTCCAAGGTTACAGGATGAGGTGCCACAGAACCTATGCCAATATCAAGGTAAGGTAATCTTGGTAGTAAACACGGCGAGCTTTTGTGGATTCACTAGCCAATATGACGGCTTAGAGAAGCTATATGCCAAATATAAAGATCGTGGCCTCGTTGTGCTCGGCTTCCCATCAAATGATTTTGGGCAACAAGAGCCTGGGAGCAATAAAGAAATTGCTGACTTTTGTAAAAATACTTATGACGTGAAGTTCCCTATGTTCGCCAAGAGCGCAGTTAGCGGAAAAAATCCGAATCCCTTATTTAAGATGCTGATTGCCAAAACTGGTACGACACCTAAATGGAATTTTTATAAATACCTGATTGATCGCAACGGTAATGTCATAGATGCGTTTGGCAGCATGACTAAACCTACCAGTACCAGCATTACTGGCGAGATAGAAAAACTTCTTGGAGAAAAAATTTAGTGAGTAAGAAAAAAGTTGCCATTATTGGCGCTGGAATATCTGGCCTCGGTTGTGCCTACGCCTTAAGACAGCATCCCGATTTAGATATCACCATATTTGAGGGCGGCAATCATATTGGCGGTCATAGCAATACAGTAGATCTCTCCCTAGAAACACCTCAGGGCAAGATTACTCATGGTGTGGATACGGGGTTTTTAGTTTTTAATCGCAAAACCTATCCTCGCTTGGTTCGGCTATTTGAAGAGATCCAAGTTCCGATTGCGCCTTCAGAGATGTCATTTTCAGTATCCATTGATACCAGTGAAAAAACGGGGGGCGCCAAGAAAATTGAATGGGCAGGCAATGATCTCAATTCTTTCTTTGGACAAAGATCAAACTTGTTTTCACCCTCCTTTTGGAGAATGGCCTATGACATCTTGCGCTTTAACCGTCTCGCTACTCAACTAGCTGAGGAGCAGATTACCGCTAAACTGGAATACTCTGAGCCAGATGAGCGCATTAAAGACTTTCTGGAGCGTAACCGCTTTAGCAACAGCTTTAAAGAAAACTATTTCTTGCCGATGATTGGCGCAATCTGGTCATGCTCAGTAGAGCAGATGCTAGAGTTTCCAATTCAGACTATGGTGCGCTTCTGTCATAACCATGGTCTTTTGCAAATTCAGAATCGCCCTCAATGGCTCACCGTCAAAGGCGGATCCCGAGAGTATGTAAAGTTACTAGTGGCAGCCCTGGAAAAACATCAAGTTAAAGTCTTGCGTGAATCCGTGATTCGGGTCAATGCGAGCCAAACCAAACAAGCTCTAGCCGAAGTCATCACAGCCTCTGGCTCTCATTGGTTTGATGAAGTAGTTATGGCATGCCATAGTGATCAGACTTTAAATTTAGTTCACGGCATCACGCAAGATGCCCGTAATATTTTGGCATCAGTACCCTATCAACAGAACCGTGCAATTTTACATACCGATACCGATTTCTTACCGGCTAACGAGCGCTGCTGGGCTGCATGGAACTACACAGCGAAGTCTGGTGCCACCCCTACCGCACAGCAACATGTGAGCGTCAATTATTTAATTAATCGTTTACAACCCTTACCTAAAGAGCTGCAGCAGACACAAATTATTGTCAGCCTCAACCCACTCACGAATCCCAAGCAACACCTAGTGCATCAAGAAATTCATTACGCTCACCCCGTTTTTGATATGCGCGCTGTACAGGCACAGAAAGAGCTACCCCTCATTCAGGGCAACTCTTCTATTTGGTATTGCGGAGCATGGACAGGCTTTGGCTTTCATGAGGATGGTCTGCGCTCTGGTGAGCTAGTGGCAAAGGATCTGATGGAAAGCATCTCTCATCGAATTCAACTGAACTCCACCCAGCATATTTAATAAATGAATTTGCCAACAATCAATTTTGGAGCGGTACAGCATCAGCGTTTTCGCCCTGCCCAAAATCGGTTTGGTTATGGTGTGTTTACAGTATCCATTCCAATGCGCACACGCAAAGCAGACAATACTTTGCTGAGTAAGCATGGTTTAAGAGACAATCAATTTGGATTGTTTTCCTTCTTTGATCAAGATCACGGAACAGGAAATACCGATAGTCTTGCTTGGATCGAAAAGATACTTCAAGAGAACTGTATTGAGGGTGTTGATGGTGAAATTTGGCTTCAAACCTTCCCGCGAGTGCTTGGCTATGTCTTTAATCCGGTGAGTTTTTGGATCTGCCATAGAGCTGATGGACAAGTGCAAGCGGTACTTGCTGAAGTCAATAACACCTTTGGTGAGCGTCACTGCTACTTACTACATCATGATTCAGGTGCAGCACTCAAATCTGGAGAGACTCTCATTAGCAAAAAAGTATTTCATGTCTCACCCTTCTGCGATGTGCGTGGAGAGTATCACTTCCGCTTCTTATTTCCCCAGGACAGCAACTCCAAACGAAATATCGTTTGTCGGATCGAACTCCACGAAGATGGCGCCCCTTTGATCAATACCAGTGTCAGCGGCTTAGCTGAGCCACTGAGAAAAAGCGTCCTTTACCTTGCATTTCTTCGCTACCCGCTGATGAGTCTCGGAGTCATTGGTAGAATCCA is drawn from Polynucleobacter arcticus and contains these coding sequences:
- a CDS encoding ammonium transporter, whose translation is MFTWMKRLLAGSAMALAIGATSVMVASPAFADEAKPIAAAAAAAVAAAPALVPNKADTAWMMVCTALVILMTLPGLALFYGGLTRSKNILSVLVQCMFIFALVTVLWSLYGYSFAFTEGSPFIGGLDRLFLQGITPDSVAATFSKGIVIPEYVFMTFQAAFATITCCLIIGSFAERAKFSAIVLFVILWFTFSYLPIAHMVWFWPGPDDIKDAASLEAITARAGWLWQKGVLDFAGGTVVHINAAIAGLVGSFVIGKRLGYGKEAMKPHNLVFVMIGASLLWFGWFGFNAGSALEANGSAALAFVNTLLATAAAVLGWSFAEWVTKGKPSMLGAASGCVGGLVAITPAAGFVGPMGALVIGALAGVICLWGVSGLKKLLGSDDSLDVFGVHGVGGILGALLTGVFADPALGGTGIWDYVANAAAPDYSIASQLWIQSQGVIVTLIWSGVVSYIAFKLVDMVIGLRVKEDEEREGLDVSSHGESAYES
- a CDS encoding P-II family nitrogen regulator, translated to MKLITAIIKPFKLDEVREALSEVGISGITVTEVKGFGRQKGHTELYRGAEYVVDFLPKVKIEAAVEDGILERAIEAIEKSARTGKIGDGKIFVSPIEHVIRIRTGETGASAL
- a CDS encoding TorF family putative porin, with the protein product MKTIQKTAIALATSGLFATAAFAQSAPAAAPAAPEVSPITANISLVSDYRYRGVSQSNLRPAIQGGFDYAHESGFYIGNWNSSISWVNNLNPSVASSIEMDFYAGVKKELIGEGFASDLGVLQYYYPTSGNFSGTNVNPNTTEIYAAQNYTFGPVTGFLKFSYAVTNTFGNQNSSGSYYPDLTVNYDTGIWGLGVNAHVGYQYISGTVAGTSNSSLYSYTDWKLGVTKDFGGGLSLAAAYIGTNAGKNSSGLYNYASPTGKNLAGSTGVLTLTKTF
- a CDS encoding accessory factor UbiK family protein, with product MQKPGEILEQIQRIASDMQNKVGDAIRNSPAQEIEKNVRAMMNQGFQRMDLVTREEFDLQSKVLAKTREKLEALEAKVAALEKS
- the lipA gene encoding lipoyl synthase; this encodes MTTNKLDLDSVANSTNSRQDLNYDASRKQKSSEKTARIPIKIVPLEQVLKKPDWIRVRAASGNSRFSEIKKILRENELVTVCEEASCPNIGECFGKGTATFMIMGDKCTRRCPFCDVGHGRPDPLDTKEPGNLARTIAALKLNYVVITSVDRDDLRDGGAMHYVDCISQSRGLSPNTRIEVLVPDFRGRLDKALDIFSEHAPQGLPDVMNHNLETVPRLYKQARPGADYAHSLKLLKDFKERFPHIPTKSGLMVGLGETDEEILEVMRDMREHNIDMLTIGQYLAPSGHHLPVQRYVHPDMFKRFEEEAYAMGFSHAAVGAMVRSSYHADQQAHEAGVV
- the lipB gene encoding lipoyl(octanoyl) transferase LipB; the protein is MSFLVKHLGVADYESTYQAMRDFTQQRDSETPDEIWILEHPPVFTLGLAGDPGNLHSPSSQIPMVQVDRGGEITYHGPGQIVIYLLLDLRRLGIFVKELVSRIEQALIDTLADFDISAERLPGAPGIYVAQNVSTLVEYQGAKIAALGLKVSKGCSYHGLALNVSTDLAAFARIHPCGYEGLRTVDMQSLGIKDNIDIISQTLLGHLQKQLISS
- a CDS encoding YbeD family protein; this translates as MTEEQKSLIEYPSEFPIKVMGKTNPEYLPAILHIARQFDPTFDESKVEQRPSKDGNYLGITLPITATSREQLDELYRTLSTHPLVSVVL
- a CDS encoding alpha/beta hydrolase, whose protein sequence is MNSRTKIIHIEGVVGQIEMSIDLPDELKSNPDFSVRGLALVAHPHPLMGGTMDNKVAQTMARAFNQLGYVSVRPNFRGVGATAGVHDHGVGEMEDLLHVTDWMRTPSSWNQFEATSDQAWMQAANTLPVVVSGFSFGSFVGTHLVQRLADLGRPAERLVMVGSAAGKWTLAPVPADTILIHGEVDETIPLLDVLDWARPQELTVQVVPGADHFFHRRLHCIRNIITGAWLGMPDHRNP
- a CDS encoding (2Fe-2S) ferredoxin domain-containing protein, which gives rise to MSFKHHVFFCLNQRSNGEDCCDRHNAFALFDYAKNRVKELKLNGPGKIRINKAGCLDRCADGPVMVIYPEGIWYTFIDTEDIEEIIQSHLIQGRPVERLQLA